A region from the Aquimarina sp. ERC-38 genome encodes:
- a CDS encoding TonB-dependent receptor plug domain-containing protein, whose product MMKRIKKFLYSILGVGCSLLSFGQEIPVNELEAVFLKDRRLTVFSDGFKKETLTDSTIQRNNPALTDLLRYNSTLYFRENGIGGTSSASFRGTSAAQTAVIWNGININSQLNGQTDFNTIRTGNLDEITIRSGGGSVQFGSGAIGGSVHLTNTLDFNKHFDQRFRSGYGSFATSLVNYKASYGTSKSTISGGMERSSSDNDFDYLTTNFKNQNGDYQNYDLNLNVGHYISKKDLLKFHHNTFIGDRGFSGVLSGAVPSPSNDFYEDRNSRTIFSWQHQKNKFTSTVSTAFLYENYRYYADRNSDDFDFGKSRTYLGKYTGGYTLSDDLYLEVQGQVSYIQGEGTNFFEPKDRSIYTGILTFKHEVNKNFSYTAHLRQEENNAFKAPLLYSFDATYKITPWYHLQLNTSRNYRIPTYNDLFWGGPGGEGNPDLIPETSVQGELVQGFHFKNLSVNVAGYLIDAKNLIQWRPLSGTVWSPVNVASVRSYGMETTASYLKKFTYGQLQIDTNYAYTVSENQETDKQLIYVPMHKVTASLSYAYKKLVFYYQFLYNAPVFLTTDNTRELAGYDVSNVGIGYHFSLGKNIAALTEIKVANLYNEIYQNVGFRPMPPRNYQLQITLNL is encoded by the coding sequence ATGATGAAGCGGATCAAAAAGTTTTTGTACAGTATCCTTGGGGTAGGGTGTAGTCTATTAAGTTTCGGTCAGGAAATCCCTGTAAACGAACTGGAAGCGGTTTTTCTTAAAGACCGACGCTTGACCGTGTTTTCTGATGGCTTTAAAAAAGAAACACTTACGGACTCAACTATACAACGAAATAACCCTGCATTAACCGATTTGTTACGCTATAATTCCACCTTATATTTTAGGGAAAACGGAATAGGCGGAACTTCTTCGGCATCTTTTAGAGGTACCAGTGCTGCTCAAACTGCGGTCATTTGGAACGGTATTAATATCAACTCACAACTTAACGGACAAACGGATTTTAATACGATCAGAACCGGAAACCTGGATGAAATTACTATCCGGAGCGGCGGTGGCAGTGTACAATTTGGGAGTGGGGCTATTGGGGGTTCGGTACATTTGACCAATACTCTTGACTTTAATAAACATTTTGATCAAAGGTTTCGATCGGGTTACGGCAGTTTTGCTACTTCCTTAGTAAACTATAAAGCTAGTTACGGAACGAGTAAAAGTACAATCTCCGGGGGAATGGAACGTTCTTCTTCGGATAATGATTTTGACTATCTTACGACCAATTTTAAAAATCAAAACGGTGATTATCAGAACTATGATCTTAATCTGAACGTAGGACATTATATTTCTAAAAAGGATCTTTTAAAATTTCACCATAATACCTTTATTGGAGACCGTGGTTTTTCCGGAGTGCTTTCAGGAGCAGTACCTTCTCCGTCCAATGATTTTTACGAAGACAGAAATTCAAGGACAATATTTAGTTGGCAACATCAAAAAAATAAATTTACTTCTACGGTATCTACCGCATTTTTGTACGAAAATTATAGATATTATGCGGATCGGAATTCTGATGATTTTGATTTCGGTAAATCCCGTACTTATTTAGGAAAATATACGGGTGGATATACACTTTCAGATGATCTGTACTTAGAAGTTCAAGGGCAGGTATCTTATATTCAGGGGGAAGGCACTAATTTTTTTGAGCCGAAAGATCGATCTATTTACACCGGGATCCTGACGTTTAAACATGAAGTAAATAAGAACTTTTCGTATACCGCTCACCTGAGGCAAGAAGAAAATAATGCGTTTAAGGCACCTTTATTATATTCTTTTGATGCCACCTATAAAATAACGCCTTGGTATCACTTACAATTAAATACATCCCGTAATTATAGGATACCTACCTATAACGATTTGTTTTGGGGAGGTCCCGGAGGTGAAGGTAATCCTGATCTTATTCCGGAAACATCAGTACAGGGAGAACTTGTACAGGGATTTCATTTTAAGAATTTATCTGTAAATGTAGCAGGGTATCTGATCGATGCAAAAAACCTGATTCAATGGCGACCCTTAAGCGGAACTGTTTGGTCTCCGGTCAATGTAGCTAGTGTAAGAAGTTATGGTATGGAAACCACAGCTTCCTACCTGAAAAAGTTTACCTACGGTCAATTGCAAATAGATACTAATTACGCATATACGGTATCTGAAAATCAGGAAACGGATAAACAATTGATTTATGTACCAATGCATAAGGTGACTGCTTCTCTTTCTTATGCTTACAAAAAATTAGTTTTTTACTATCAGTTTCTATACAACGCCCCGGTGTTTTTGACTACGGATAATACCCGGGAATTAGCCGGATATGATGTGTCCAATGTAGGAATTGGGTATCATTTTTCTTTAGGAAAAAATATAGCTGCTTTAACTGAAATTAAAGTAGCCAATCTTTATAATGAGATCTATCAAAATGTAGGTTTTAGGCCGATGCCTCCACGGAATTATCAATTACAAATAACACTTAATCTTTAA
- a CDS encoding S41 family peptidase, with protein sequence MKKIKYLSLLVAFITLIACSNDDEGTDTDTGNEIDTDNEVVNEDFEVDDFIWQAMNLVYLYKADVSDLNDDKIQNQSEYENFLKSFDSPESLYDALQSSQDRFSFLTPDYVALEKQFSGISKSNGMEFGLVRKTQGGDDVVGFVRYVLPSTDAERKGIERGDFFDAIDGEVLTVNSNFQELFARDSYTVRFVDETNNFTPIEDINLTAVEYTENPIFISKTIDYKGQKIGYIMYNGFTGTFDEQLNDAFGVLKTDGVTDLILDLRYNGGGSVRTAIDLAAMITGQFTGDIFSKEIWNENLQAQFSSGPNGEENLLNRFVDTIRTGAPINKLELAKVHVLTTDRTASASELIINGLDPYITVVQIGETTTGKFQASATFYDSQNLGRENANPNHTYAIQPLIFKSANKDDITDFVDGLVPEVPFQESLLNLGTLGEVEEPFLNAALEFITTGAVPTSSKSNLLNETIGESKMHSPIYQKMYDNTKDYSFLLKD encoded by the coding sequence ATGAAAAAGATAAAATACCTAAGCTTGTTAGTTGCCTTTATTACACTAATAGCTTGTAGCAACGATGATGAAGGAACGGATACAGATACAGGTAATGAAATAGATACTGACAACGAAGTCGTAAATGAAGATTTTGAGGTTGATGACTTTATTTGGCAAGCTATGAATCTAGTATATCTTTATAAAGCAGATGTTTCAGATCTAAATGATGACAAAATTCAAAATCAATCGGAATATGAAAACTTTTTAAAAAGCTTTGATTCTCCGGAATCTCTGTATGACGCATTGCAATCCAGTCAAGACCGATTTAGTTTTCTAACACCAGATTATGTAGCCTTAGAGAAACAATTCAGTGGCATCTCTAAAAGTAATGGAATGGAGTTTGGTTTAGTAAGAAAAACTCAAGGTGGTGACGATGTAGTAGGATTTGTAAGATATGTTTTACCAAGCACGGATGCGGAAAGAAAAGGGATTGAGCGAGGAGATTTTTTTGATGCTATTGATGGAGAAGTATTAACTGTTAATAGTAATTTTCAAGAATTATTTGCAAGAGACTCCTATACCGTAAGATTTGTGGACGAGACTAATAACTTTACTCCTATAGAAGATATAAACTTAACCGCGGTAGAGTATACAGAGAATCCTATTTTTATTTCTAAAACCATAGATTATAAAGGTCAAAAGATCGGTTATATAATGTATAATGGATTTACCGGCACCTTCGATGAACAATTGAATGATGCTTTTGGAGTCCTAAAAACGGATGGAGTTACAGATTTAATCCTTGATTTGCGTTATAATGGAGGTGGTTCCGTACGTACGGCCATTGATCTAGCCGCGATGATTACCGGACAATTTACCGGTGATATTTTTTCTAAAGAGATTTGGAATGAAAATTTACAGGCACAATTTTCATCAGGGCCAAACGGAGAAGAAAATTTATTAAATCGATTTGTAGATACGATACGAACCGGAGCTCCTATTAATAAACTAGAGCTTGCTAAAGTCCATGTTTTAACAACCGATCGTACCGCTTCGGCTAGTGAATTAATAATTAACGGATTAGATCCTTATATCACTGTAGTACAAATTGGAGAAACTACTACTGGTAAGTTTCAGGCCTCTGCAACTTTTTATGACTCGCAAAATCTAGGTAGAGAAAATGCAAATCCTAATCATACCTATGCGATTCAACCATTAATTTTTAAATCAGCAAATAAAGATGATATTACTGATTTTGTAGATGGATTGGTTCCGGAAGTTCCTTTTCAGGAAAGCTTACTTAACTTAGGTACTTTAGGAGAAGTAGAAGAACCTTTTTTAAATGCTGCCTTAGAATTTATTACAACTGGCGCCGTGCCTACTAGTTCTAAAAGCAATTTATTGAATGAAACCATCGGTGAATCAAAAATGCATTCACCCATCTACCAAAAAATGTATGACAATACTAAAGATTATTCTTTTTTATTAAAAGATTAG
- a CDS encoding S41 family peptidase: MKRIQYLAFLFAFVIFFSCGSDDEGMDPISDPDPDPKEEIDPDNEDFEIDDFIYENMNLYYLYKEDVADLANNRWESEQKYKQYLANFESPESLFDNLLSKDLLLGQRKDRFSFLINDINTFKNAQSGVITTSGMQFKVGLIFQDSRDLFGYVTYVLPNTDAATKGIQRGQFFTHVDGLKLTIDNFLDLLINDNASFTIGFADQDFQRTEDITLLKAQHIEDPIHIAKTLEFNGKRVGYLMYNEFNFDFNGQLNEVFADFKAEGISDLVLDLRYNGGGSVNTAIALAGMITGQFKGEIFTQNSHNKDYQAAINNFANADEILFDRFSDKVTIEIKDDGPNITEPMNSLNLNRVIVLAGSNSASASELIINSLEPYIEVVHIGNNTTGKFQGSATIYDSERVFTRQGINPNHNYALQPLIVKIANKEGITDFANGLTPDYTFIENAFKMGTLGDVFEPWLNEALEYIVTGTLTETKNNGNSFKEVGNSKMKQLNYQRMYVDMVPEK, from the coding sequence ATGAAAAGAATACAATATTTAGCTTTTTTGTTTGCCTTTGTGATATTTTTTAGTTGTGGTAGTGATGATGAGGGTATGGATCCAATCTCAGATCCGGATCCGGATCCAAAAGAAGAAATTGATCCGGACAATGAGGATTTTGAAATTGATGATTTTATATACGAAAATATGAACCTGTACTATCTTTATAAAGAAGATGTTGCAGATTTAGCTAATAATAGATGGGAATCAGAACAAAAATATAAACAGTATTTAGCTAATTTTGAATCTCCCGAATCTCTTTTTGATAATTTACTATCAAAAGACTTATTATTAGGACAACGTAAAGACCGGTTTAGCTTTTTGATTAATGATATCAACACGTTTAAAAATGCCCAGTCCGGAGTAATTACTACCAGTGGTATGCAATTTAAAGTAGGACTAATTTTTCAGGACAGTAGAGACCTATTTGGTTATGTAACCTATGTGTTACCTAATACGGATGCAGCGACAAAAGGCATCCAAAGGGGTCAATTTTTTACCCATGTAGACGGATTAAAATTGACAATTGATAACTTTTTAGATTTATTAATAAACGATAACGCTTCTTTTACGATTGGCTTTGCAGATCAGGATTTTCAAAGAACTGAAGATATAACTTTACTAAAGGCTCAACATATAGAAGATCCCATTCATATTGCTAAAACTCTTGAATTTAATGGAAAGAGAGTTGGATATTTAATGTATAACGAATTTAACTTTGATTTTAACGGACAGTTAAATGAAGTTTTTGCAGATTTTAAAGCAGAAGGGATTAGTGATTTGGTATTAGACCTAAGATACAATGGTGGGGGTTCCGTAAATACTGCGATTGCCCTTGCCGGAATGATTACCGGACAGTTTAAAGGCGAAATTTTTACTCAAAATTCTCATAATAAAGATTATCAGGCAGCTATTAATAATTTTGCTAATGCAGATGAAATTTTATTCGATCGGTTTTCTGATAAAGTTACGATAGAAATTAAAGACGATGGACCTAATATAACCGAACCTATGAACTCTTTAAATTTAAATAGGGTTATTGTATTAGCTGGTTCTAATAGTGCATCTGCTAGTGAATTAATTATAAATAGTTTAGAACCTTATATCGAGGTAGTCCACATTGGAAATAATACCACCGGTAAATTTCAGGGATCAGCAACCATTTATGATTCTGAAAGGGTTTTTACAAGACAAGGTATCAATCCTAATCATAATTATGCTTTACAACCCTTAATTGTTAAAATTGCAAATAAAGAGGGTATTACCGATTTTGCTAATGGTTTAACCCCGGACTATACATTTATAGAGAACGCTTTTAAGATGGGAACATTAGGTGATGTATTTGAACCTTGGTTAAATGAAGCCTTAGAATATATTGTAACTGGTACTTTAACAGAAACCAAAAATAATGGTAACAGTTTTAAAGAAGTAGGAAATTCTAAAATGAAGCAGTTAAACTATCAAAGAATGTATGTAGATATGGTACCGGAAAAATAA
- a CDS encoding YncE family protein: MTIKNLFLISLCTTLFLASCSDDDNTTPEEIIQGAFQNGILVSHEGSTTGVSGSVSFIPESLANVRNNIYSTVNEGILGTFQQSIGFLDSLAFVVVDNANTVAVVNRYTFKEKTIVTEGLQTPRYIDFAGGKGYVTNWGNPEDTTDDFIAVLDLETFTVENTIPVSNGPERVVGKGDFIYVSHKGGFTNNDILSIIDINTDNVTEVVVGDNPDELELDGDENLWILCGGKPDFVDASKSTPGALVKLNTTTNEIETTIPFPDQQQPSLMDYENGEIYYYLDAKVYKIAKTSQTLAESPILEDLSYYGMSIRDNRLYAVDAKDFGSDGELDIIDLETLEVIESVTVGVVPSKIYFQ; encoded by the coding sequence ATGACAATCAAAAATTTATTCCTAATAAGCTTATGTACTACCTTGTTTCTGGCTAGCTGTAGTGACGATGACAACACAACTCCGGAAGAAATTATTCAGGGAGCATTTCAAAATGGAATACTGGTATCTCATGAAGGATCTACTACCGGAGTCTCCGGATCAGTATCCTTTATTCCGGAAAGTTTAGCTAATGTACGGAATAACATCTATAGCACTGTAAATGAAGGGATATTAGGAACGTTTCAACAATCTATAGGGTTTCTAGATAGCCTGGCTTTTGTAGTGGTTGATAATGCTAATACCGTAGCCGTTGTAAATCGCTATACTTTTAAGGAAAAAACAATTGTTACCGAAGGGTTACAAACTCCAAGATATATCGATTTTGCGGGTGGTAAAGGATATGTTACTAATTGGGGAAATCCGGAAGATACTACGGATGATTTTATAGCAGTCCTGGACTTAGAAACCTTTACGGTCGAAAATACTATTCCGGTTTCTAATGGTCCAGAAAGGGTGGTAGGTAAAGGTGATTTTATCTATGTATCTCATAAAGGAGGTTTTACCAATAACGATATACTTTCAATTATTGATATTAATACAGATAATGTTACGGAAGTCGTAGTAGGAGATAATCCGGATGAGTTAGAACTTGACGGAGACGAAAATTTATGGATTCTATGTGGAGGAAAACCTGATTTTGTTGATGCTTCAAAATCTACCCCTGGAGCTTTGGTTAAATTAAATACAACCACTAATGAAATTGAAACAACAATTCCTTTTCCGGATCAGCAACAACCTTCTTTAATGGATTATGAAAATGGAGAAATTTATTATTACCTGGATGCAAAAGTTTACAAGATAGCAAAAACTTCACAAACCCTCGCCGAGTCTCCTATACTTGAAGATTTATCGTATTATGGTATGAGTATTCGCGACAATAGGTTATATGCAGTAGATGCAAAAGATTTTGGTAGTGATGGTGAACTGGATATTATCGATCTGGAAACCCTGGAAGTCATTGAATCTGTTACGGTAGGCGTCGTACCTTCTAAGATTTACTTTCAGTAG
- a CDS encoding RNA polymerase sigma factor — protein sequence MKEVAFIKLTDTFKDKLFRMAKRLLVSTEEAEDATQEILLKLWKNKSSITGYKNVEAFAMTMTKNFCFDKLKAKESENMKLVHSNYSSREASLHRKTEAKDTMDWVQRVMNELPAQQRMIVQLRDIEQYDNHEIAKMLDMNETAVRVSLSRARKWIRTEIEKKHSYGIT from the coding sequence ATGAAAGAAGTAGCTTTTATAAAATTAACCGATACGTTTAAGGACAAACTTTTTAGAATGGCCAAGCGTTTATTGGTGAGTACCGAAGAAGCTGAAGATGCTACCCAGGAAATTCTGTTGAAGTTGTGGAAAAATAAAAGCAGTATCACCGGGTATAAGAATGTAGAAGCTTTTGCCATGACGATGACCAAAAACTTTTGCTTTGATAAATTAAAAGCTAAAGAATCCGAAAATATGAAACTGGTTCATTCTAATTATAGTAGTAGGGAAGCTTCTTTACATAGAAAAACCGAAGCTAAAGATACCATGGATTGGGTACAACGGGTTATGAATGAACTGCCGGCACAACAACGTATGATCGTTCAATTGCGGGATATTGAACAATATGATAATCATGAAATTGCTAAAATGCTGGATATGAATGAGACCGCCGTACGGGTCTCTTTATCGAGAGCGCGTAAATGGATACGTACCGAAATTGAAAAAAAACATAGCTATGGAATTACCTGA
- the cobT gene encoding nicotinate-nucleotide--dimethylbenzimidazole phosphoribosyltransferase — MIDKIQNKALEAKVQHLIDTKTKPPGSLGVLEEVALQISLIQQTVAPFLKNPTLIVFAGDHGIATHGEVNPYPQEVTAQMVLNFLRGGAAINVFCKQHDINLKVVDAGVNYDFDQNENLLHLKVNKGTKNYQEEPAMSIAEYQEALEKGGALVQQIFDQGSNCIGFGEMGIGNTSSASLLMAYFLNEPIDQCVGAGTGLTAEGIRNKTKILEAVINKYQPYSPEEALRTFGGFEMVMITGAILKAAQFRMTILIDGFIVTAALLGAYAFNKNCLDYCIATHTSDESGHQKMLEYLNKKALLNLRLRLGEGTGVALAYPLLQSAIGFLNEMASFESAQVSDAN, encoded by the coding sequence ATGATTGACAAAATTCAAAATAAGGCACTGGAAGCTAAAGTTCAGCATCTGATTGATACTAAGACAAAACCCCCGGGTTCATTAGGTGTTTTAGAAGAAGTAGCGTTGCAAATCAGTTTAATTCAACAGACGGTGGCACCTTTTTTAAAAAATCCCACACTTATTGTTTTTGCCGGAGATCATGGGATTGCTACTCACGGAGAGGTAAATCCTTATCCGCAAGAAGTTACCGCCCAAATGGTACTGAACTTTTTACGGGGCGGAGCCGCTATTAACGTGTTTTGCAAGCAACATGATATTAATTTAAAAGTCGTAGATGCCGGCGTGAATTACGATTTTGATCAAAACGAAAACCTGCTACACCTTAAAGTCAATAAAGGCACTAAAAATTATCAGGAAGAACCTGCAATGTCCATAGCAGAATATCAGGAAGCTTTAGAAAAAGGCGGAGCATTGGTACAACAAATATTTGATCAAGGGAGTAATTGTATTGGATTTGGAGAAATGGGAATTGGCAACACCTCTTCTGCATCCCTATTGATGGCTTATTTTTTAAACGAACCCATAGATCAATGTGTGGGTGCTGGTACCGGCCTTACTGCCGAAGGTATTCGTAATAAAACCAAGATATTAGAAGCTGTTATTAATAAATACCAGCCGTATTCTCCTGAAGAAGCCTTACGGACTTTCGGAGGTTTTGAGATGGTCATGATTACCGGGGCTATTCTAAAAGCCGCTCAATTTAGGATGACTATTTTAATCGATGGTTTTATTGTGACCGCTGCGTTATTAGGAGCCTATGCTTTTAATAAAAATTGTCTGGACTATTGTATTGCCACCCATACTTCTGATGAATCCGGACATCAAAAGATGTTAGAATATCTTAATAAAAAAGCATTACTAAACCTGAGACTTCGATTGGGAGAAGGTACCGGAGTCGCTTTAGCTTATCCTTTACTTCAATCTGCAATAGGTTTTTTAAACGAAATGGCAAGTTTTGAGTCGGCGCAGGTTTCGGATGCAAATTAA
- a CDS encoding S41 family peptidase — MKYNYLFFLFFGSSLLINTACFKDNDDVIVPSNTSEINDFIWRGMNRFYLYKATSANLGNDRFDGNTEYQSFINSFDSPEALFDNLQVVIDEFSFLVDDYIELENSFNGITKNNGMEFTLSRYPNEPTNIFGFVRLVLPGTDAEAKGLTRGIIFNRIDGQQITENNFRSLLASDTYTIGLATLAGETITEVATTISLTKVEYTENPVFIDKVIVEEGKKIGYLMYNAFNASFDSQLNAAFARLKSENIEELVLDLRYNGGGNVETAKDLASMITGQFNGEIFSTEEWNEEFQEAFLNDNPDRLINRFDTKIDNGEDINSLQLTRVFVLTTRSSASASELIINALDPYIDVVRIGTTTRGKFQASITLYDSDNFRRQRANPGHTYAMQPLVLKSLNSVGFTDYFDGLAPDIEVPEDFSNPGVLGTPEEPLFKAALDVIFARKSLKHKANIRYQFVGESGESQLNYQKMFKKEIEFTH, encoded by the coding sequence ATGAAATACAACTACCTCTTTTTTCTCTTCTTCGGAAGCAGTTTACTTATTAATACGGCTTGTTTTAAAGACAATGATGATGTAATTGTTCCATCAAATACTTCAGAAATTAATGATTTTATCTGGAGGGGAATGAACCGCTTTTATTTGTATAAGGCTACTTCTGCAAACTTAGGCAACGACCGATTTGACGGCAATACCGAATACCAATCCTTTATTAATTCTTTTGATTCACCGGAAGCTTTATTTGATAATTTACAGGTAGTCATTGATGAATTTAGCTTTTTAGTAGATGACTATATTGAACTTGAGAATTCTTTTAACGGAATTACCAAAAACAACGGGATGGAATTTACATTAAGTCGCTATCCTAATGAACCCACTAATATTTTTGGATTTGTACGTTTGGTGCTACCTGGTACAGATGCGGAGGCTAAAGGACTTACCCGGGGAATAATTTTTAACCGTATTGACGGTCAACAGATTACTGAAAATAATTTTAGGTCTTTACTTGCTTCAGATACGTATACGATTGGATTAGCAACACTAGCGGGCGAAACTATTACGGAGGTAGCTACCACCATAAGTCTTACTAAAGTTGAATATACGGAGAACCCTGTATTTATTGATAAAGTCATTGTTGAAGAAGGAAAGAAGATAGGTTACCTGATGTATAACGCTTTTAATGCTAGTTTTGACTCCCAATTAAACGCTGCTTTTGCCCGGCTTAAATCTGAAAATATTGAGGAGTTAGTCCTAGACCTTAGATATAATGGCGGTGGAAATGTAGAGACTGCCAAAGATTTGGCCAGTATGATTACCGGACAATTCAACGGAGAAATTTTTTCTACTGAAGAGTGGAATGAAGAGTTTCAGGAAGCATTTCTAAACGATAACCCCGATCGCCTGATCAATCGATTTGATACTAAAATTGATAATGGGGAAGATATTAATTCGTTACAACTTACCCGGGTTTTTGTGTTGACTACCCGTAGTTCAGCTTCTGCCAGCGAACTGATCATAAATGCATTAGATCCTTATATCGATGTAGTAAGAATAGGAACTACTACCCGGGGTAAATTTCAAGCATCCATAACGCTTTATGATTCGGATAATTTTAGACGACAGCGGGCAAACCCCGGTCATACCTATGCTATGCAACCTTTAGTACTTAAGTCACTAAACTCAGTTGGGTTTACCGATTATTTTGACGGACTTGCTCCGGACATTGAAGTACCGGAAGATTTTAGTAATCCCGGAGTTTTAGGAACTCCAGAAGAACCCCTTTTTAAAGCAGCCTTAGACGTGATTTTTGCCAGGAAGTCTTTAAAACATAAAGCGAATATTAGATATCAGTTTGTTGGGGAAAGCGGGGAATCGCAACTAAACTATCAAAAGATGTTTAAAAAGGAGATTGAATTTACACATTAA
- a CDS encoding type II toxin-antitoxin system RelE/ParE family toxin has translation MALKIVWTPKALEGLDSVLDYLDIHWTSKEILILESKIEEFKSQVERTPFIYPTTGKHKYIRKAVLSKHNYIIYRIKPQKKVIEIIYFKASKQKPDS, from the coding sequence ATGGCATTAAAAATAGTATGGACTCCTAAAGCTCTCGAAGGTTTAGATTCCGTGCTTGATTATCTTGATATACATTGGACCTCAAAAGAAATATTAATTTTAGAAAGTAAAATCGAAGAATTTAAATCGCAAGTAGAAAGGACACCTTTTATATACCCAACTACTGGGAAACACAAGTATATTCGAAAAGCTGTATTGAGCAAACACAATTATATTATCTATCGGATAAAACCTCAAAAGAAAGTTATAGAAATTATTTATTTTAAAGCATCAAAACAGAAACCGGATTCTTAA
- a CDS encoding bifunctional adenosylcobinamide kinase/adenosylcobinamide-phosphate guanylyltransferase: MKLYYITGGERSGKSRYAQELALSLSPTPWYLATSRIWDADHQKRIDRHVADRPAPWNSMEEEKELASVIKENSVTVIDCVTLWLTNYYVDTKNDLKKSLALAKSEFDKLITINATLIIISNEIGMGVHATTQIGRKFTELQGWMNQYIAQHAHKAILMVSGLPMILKDEE, from the coding sequence ATGAAACTTTATTACATCACCGGGGGAGAACGTTCAGGAAAAAGCAGGTACGCTCAGGAACTTGCCTTAAGCTTGTCTCCTACCCCCTGGTATCTGGCAACTTCCAGAATATGGGATGCAGATCATCAAAAACGTATTGACCGCCACGTTGCAGATCGGCCTGCCCCGTGGAATTCGATGGAAGAAGAGAAAGAACTTGCCTCGGTAATTAAAGAAAATAGCGTCACCGTTATTGATTGCGTAACCTTGTGGTTAACCAATTATTATGTAGATACAAAAAATGATTTGAAAAAATCCCTGGCACTGGCAAAATCCGAATTTGACAAATTAATAACGATCAATGCTACATTAATTATCATTTCTAACGAAATCGGTATGGGCGTTCATGCTACTACCCAAATAGGGAGAAAATTTACAGAATTACAAGGTTGGATGAACCAATACATTGCCCAACATGCACATAAGGCTATCTTAATGGTTTCGGGTTTGCCTATGATTTTAAAAGACGAAGAATGA
- a CDS encoding adenosylcobinamide-GDP ribazoletransferase, translating to MKEEIRIFFTALMFFTRIPCPKWVGHEPGYLQKSSKYFPLVGILVGSIGAITFYLSHFIVSIPLAIISSVIATVYTTGAFHEDGFADVCDGFGGGWTKEKILLIMKDSRLGTYGTIGLVLLLGVKILALTEIPIHWIPITLISGHSSSRFIATTLIYTHPYVRDTDSKAKPAAQGMNTKMLLISGFFGVLPFIFFRNPLVFLCLLPMYLSKMYLGNKFTKWIGGQTGDCAGAVQQVSEVIFYLSILILWKFT from the coding sequence TTGAAAGAAGAAATACGTATCTTTTTTACTGCATTGATGTTTTTTACCCGGATTCCCTGTCCGAAATGGGTAGGGCACGAACCCGGGTATCTTCAAAAAAGTTCTAAATATTTTCCGCTGGTCGGTATCCTTGTTGGTAGTATAGGCGCCATTACTTTCTACCTCAGCCATTTTATAGTTTCTATTCCGTTGGCAATTATTTCTTCAGTAATTGCGACGGTTTATACGACGGGTGCCTTTCACGAAGATGGGTTTGCCGATGTATGTGATGGTTTTGGTGGCGGATGGACTAAAGAAAAAATACTACTAATCATGAAGGATTCACGCTTGGGTACCTATGGAACCATCGGATTAGTGCTGTTATTAGGAGTAAAAATACTAGCTTTGACGGAAATACCAATACACTGGATTCCGATTACGCTTATTAGCGGACATAGTTCGAGCCGGTTTATTGCTACTACACTTATCTATACACATCCATACGTTCGGGATACGGATAGCAAAGCCAAACCGGCAGCTCAAGGTATGAATACTAAAATGCTACTTATTAGCGGATTTTTTGGTGTACTTCCCTTTATTTTCTTTAGGAATCCCTTAGTTTTCTTATGTCTCCTTCCTATGTATTTATCAAAAATGTATTTGGGAAATAAATTTACCAAATGGATTGGCGGACAAACCGGAGACTGTGCCGGAGCGGTACAACAAGTGAGTGAAGTAATTTTTTACCTTAGTATACTTATCCTATGGAAATTCACCTAA